One window of Scheffersomyces stipitis CBS 6054 chromosome 1, whole genome shotgun sequence genomic DNA carries:
- the ARL3 gene encoding putative ADP-ribosylation factor in the carboxypeptidase Y pathway, whose translation MFHLATSLYTQYTKREQYNILILGLDNAGKTTFLEHVKLLYASANETAVKKKPSKSGEESRSTADILKTKRILPTVGQNTTTIKFEASSGSELASQFKNVNLKFWDLGGQRSLRNMWSRYYHSCHGIIFIIDSTDTARFQECYETLIEIAHDESWNNREYGEGEGTVNVPILMLANKQDLPQAVDLVSLKTGVFIQLVSELEATDSKLLPVSVLENQGLKESLEWLVTRLIYNKSSRMPQYS comes from the coding sequence ATGTTCCATTTGGCTACGTCTTTGTATACCCAGTATACCAAAAGAGAGCAGTACAATATTCTTATCTTGGGATTGGACAATGCTGGAAAAACCACATTTTTAGAACATGTTAAGTTACTATATGCTTCGGCCAATGAGACAGCTGTCAAAAAGAAACCACTGAAGTCTGGCGAAGAGTCGCGATCCACAGCTGACATCTTGAAGACTAAACGTATTCTACCAACTGTGGGCCAGAACACAACCACAATCAAATTCGAGGCTCTGAGTGGCTCTGAATTGGCTTCACAGTTCAAAAATGTAAACCTCAAGTTTTGGGATCTTGGTGGCCAACGATCGTTGAGAAACATGTGGTCCAGATACTACCATTCGTGCCATGGTATCATTTTTATCATAGACTCGACAGATACAGCCCGTTTCCAGGAATGCTATGAGACGTTGATTGAAATTGCACATGATGAATCATGGAACAACAGAGAGTATGGGGAAGGTGAAGGTACTGTCAATGTGCCCATCCTCATGTTGGCCAACAAACAGGACTTGCCCCAGGCGGTAGATTTAGTATCGTTGAAAACCGGAGTATTTATCCAGTTGGTTAGTGAGTTAGAAGCTACCGATTCCAAACTTTTACCTGTATCAGTGTTGGAAAACCAAGGGTTGAAGGAGAGTTTGGAGTGGTTAGTTACAAGATTGATATACAACAAGAGCAGCAGGATG
- the WBP1 gene encoding oligosaccharyl transferase beta subunit precursor, which produces MNARVLFLAVFSFFAVCSAISAVDLDVQHALVVYDPKLNDLNDTETVSTEVNQLLNNLNDNYKVTLKTYDDEDIKLFFDDALRYDHLVLLPSSKKGIAAKSGLSQHQLLDYINGNGNILVVGGVSAVLPDAIRVFLNEIGIYPSPKNFKLTDHFHSTPEGKVELDSTTNLIPNRIVKTLSVKEYEGSAALVNNNEHIFPIIKGSPTSFTAKSAVEAIEQDATWTFGEQGFLAVGFQALNNARLAWVGSEALLAEAGLYKWTFQQQNVLKLQFVEHFKEDTPLDINPTLYRIKDQSIYVIGVSELVDGKWVPYEVLEEEDQLQLAFKMLDPYQRLNLLPLGFVSSTKESEQLDAFAYFANFTVPDHHGMFTFELDYKRTGLSYLSDAKIVTVRHLANDEFKRSWDITNSWLYVASAFLVAVAWFLFVVNYIYVSKTDLKKKNI; this is translated from the coding sequence ATGAATGCTCGAGTGCTCTTTTTGGCCgtttttctgtttttcGCCGTCTGTTCAGCCATATCTGCTGTGGATTTGGATGTTCAACATGCTTTAGTAGTGTACGACCCTAAGctcaacgacttgaacgatACCGAAACCGTCTCAACCGAAGTGAACCAATTgctcaacaacttgaacgataACTACAAGGTAACCTTGAAAACTtacgacgacgaagataTCAAATTATTCTTTGATGATGCTCTCAGATACGACCATCTTGTACTCTTaccttcttccaagaagggAATAGCAGCTAAATCTGGTCTCTCCCAACACCAGTTGTTGGACTATATCAATGGTAATGGTAATATTTTAGTCGTAGGTGGAGTCAGCGCAGTTTTGCCAGATGCCATCCGAGTATTCTTGAACGAAATTGGCATTTATCCATCACCtaagaacttcaagttgaccGACCATTTCCACTCTACTCCTGAAGGTAAAGTTGAATTGGACAGTACTACCAATTTAATCCCAAACAGAATTGTCAAGACTTTGTCTGTGAAGGAATACGAAGGAAGTGCAGCTTTAGTCAACAACAACGAGCATATTTTCCCTATCATCAAAGGCTCACCAACCTCCTTCACCGCCAAAAGTGCTGTAGAAGccattgaacaagatgCTACTTGGACTTTTGGAGAACAAGGATTTTTAGCAGTAGGATTCCAAGCTTTGAACAATGCCAGATTGGCATGGGTTGGCTCCGAAGCGCTTCTTGCTGAAGCTGGTTTGTACAAATGGACTTTCCAACAGCAAAATGTCTTGAAATTACAATTTGTAGAACACTTTAAGGAAGACACTCCTTTGGACATTAACCCAACTTTGTACAGAATCAAGGATCAAAGTATATATGTTATTGGTGTTTCTGAACTTGTGGATGGTAAGTGGGTTCCATACGAAGTTttggaggaagaagacCAGCTCCAGCTTGccttcaagatgttggatCCTTATCAAAGACTCAACTTATTGCCTTTGGGATTCGTTTCCTCTACGAAGGAAAGTGAGCAATTGGACGCCTTTGCTTACTTTGCCAACTTCACCGTTCCAGACCACCATGGTATGTTCACGTTTGAGTTGGACTACAAGAGAACTGGATTGTCGTACTTGAGCGACGCTAAAATTGTCACTGTGAGACACTTGGCCAACGACGAGTTCAAGAGATCGTGGGACATCACCAATTCTTGGTTGTATGTAGCCAGTGCATTCTTGGTAGCAGTTGCTTGGttcttgtttgttgtaAACTACATTTATGTCAGCAAGACCgatctcaagaagaagaacatctAG
- the URM12 gene encoding ubiquitin-like protein: protein MGFKVKVEFLGGLDVISNKVREHSLKVPLEEGEATVKDLIELITKSIIADPKDIPVFIEDDTVRPGILVLINDTDWELEGMEEYVLESGDVFTFTSTLHGG, encoded by the coding sequence ATGGGCTTCAAAGTTAAGGTAGAGTTCCTTGGTGGCTTAGATGTCATCTCCAACAAAGTCAGAGAACACTCCTTGAAGGTTCCGCTCGAGGAAGGTGAAGCTACCGTTAAAGACTTGATCGAGCTCATCACAAAGTCCATCATTGCTGATCCAAAAGATATACCAGTATTCATAGAAGATGATACCGTTCGTCCGGGCATTCTTGTTCTTATCAACGACACCGATTGGGAATTGGAAGGCATGGAAGAGTACGTTCTTGAGTCTGGCGATGTGTTTACTTTTACCAGTACATTGCATGGAGGTTAG
- the NAS2 gene encoding probable 26S proteasome regulatory subunit, with amino-acid sequence MTVDEHDISDDSLQGLLKALNLDTLKSYRTDFDQLDFQTLSQVKQEVESQLSVLFDVLRNKYRADMDTPLVTHDGFPRNDVDVVSIRLIRVKVIRLRNDNKTIIGLLEDKMIQEFASRQQNEPESSSQSEQFVVPFALVKDVANQGPAYIAGLRDDDKVIVFDEDIHAANHNKLANVVTRVRNSINRGIPVEVFRGEERLQLILQPTMNWGGQGVLGCRFIPL; translated from the exons ATGACAGTGGACGAGCATGATATAAGCGATGACTCGTTGCAGGGGTTGTTGAAGGCGTTGAACTTGGATACCTTGAAAAGCTACAGAACAGACTTTGATCAGCTTGATTTCCAGACCTTGTCACAAGTCAAACAGGAAGTCGAGTCGCAATTGTCGGTTTTATTTGATGTCCTAAGGAACAAATATAGAGCTGATATGGATACTCCACTTGTAACTCATGATGGATTTCCTAGAAACGATGTGGATGTCGTTAGTATCAGATTGATTCGAGTCAAAGTAATAAGATTGAGAAATGACAACAAGACTATAATAGGACTTTTGGAAGACAAAATGATACAGGAGTTTGCCTCACGTCAACAAAATGAACCTGAATCGTCCTCACAATCTGAACA ATTCGTAGTACCTTTTGCACTTGTAAAGGATGTAGCCAATCAAGGTCCAGCATATATAGCTGGATTGCGAGATGACGACAAAGTCATTGTGTTCGACGAAGATATCCATGCTGCCAACCATAACAAACTTGCCAACGTTGTGACCAGAGTAAGGAATAGCATCAACAGAGGTATCCCAGTAGAAGTTTTCCGGGGCGAAGAACGATTACAGTTGATTCTACAGCCCACGATGAATTGGGGAGGCCAAGGTGTACTTGGATGTAGATTCATTCCATTgtaa